The genomic DNA atcattattattatcattttaaattattattattattattgatgttattatcatcatcatcattattacaatatatatttatcatgtttgcGTTACAAGCGCATCCCGTCACAAGCTTTTGCTTTCAAGGATCAACGACTTCTTCTGTtaacaaattcatatttttacgACAAATGATTTTGcataattcatattaaaaatTGAAAGTTTGTGAGATAATGGAAGAAAACCAAtgcttatttcaatttgaaattgaaaattttattcttattcgtgTTATTATTATCgtatcattatattttttcagagGAACTCGTTTCAATGTATCATCGCAAGTGATGAATTCGAGACGTTTGCTATCTTTATCTACGATCAAATAGACTGGACCTCAGGTACTGAGAGTAATGGAGGTCCAACAACAGGTATCGGTGGTACACCAGCACAGGTaacatttcttcttcttcttcatcatcttcatcaccatcttcgtcttttacttcttcttcttcttccttcttcttcttcctcttcttctttttcttcttctttttttccttcttcttttccttcttcttcctcttattcttcttctacttcttcttcttcttctccctcctcttcttattcttcctcatcctcttcttcttcttcgccttctttcttctttctcttccccttctCCATCTTCTTAtgcttcttcttattattattatttgtcttcttctttctcttcctcctcctcttctccttcttcttctcggtttgttcatttgattttgaaataaaacccCTGGGCGTCTTGTAGTTAAACCATATCGTTTAACTCTTACACCCTcctccaagcccccccccccccttaacttATCATTGGATGATCATAAGCGCAATCGCCCGAATCTTGttcaaaagaaatcatataTCTCCCTTCACTTGCTAGGGACTGAACTGGAATAGCATGTAGGGTCACAgaaatcatcattttcaaaagTTGTTAAAATTGAATCATTCCAAACAGTTAAACTAAAACATTTATCTACAACCAGGTCGGTTTCAACGCTGGTGACGGTTCGAAGTCGTTCTCTCACCAATACTCCCGTGACAACACCTTCTTGAAAAACCTCGTCACCGAATCCAACATCGAGATCCCCGGATTGTGGGTCTATTACATAAGCTCAGTGAGCGTCGACATCGGCGGTTGCACAACGGCTGGTGAGTCACGACGTGATAAAAGGATATTGTTTGGTGTTCGCGTTTACGACGCGCGGTGGATTCAAGAACATACAAATAGGGATTGTCAAAGGCTCTTcttgacaatgaacaaccaagaagtGTTTGTCGAAAATTAGTCAATCAAAGCAGCATTTTCGTCATTGATTAAGGACATGAAGGACAAATGGCTTCTTTTTTGTCAGATTTGAAGCTTGGGACGCAATTGCTGTTCCGGTACACCAGTTTTTGACAAATACCTCCAAGCTTATCTTTGtcatttgatgaatattttcatgcatttaaTCTGTTCTTGAATCCTGCCAACGTCACTGAGTGGAAACTCCCTCATGCCGAAGTCACAACGGCGAAATCAACTCCGGACCGATCAAATATGTTACGTTCATTGTCAATGGCATGTCATTGATCGGTTTGAAatcggtttcggttacagtcacaccattTAAACCGACTCCAGGTCGATCAAAggtattacgttattaccaatgacataccatcggtcggtttgaaatcggtttcggttacagtcacaccatcGAAAACGACTCAAGActgatcaaagctattacgttatttctaACGGCAAATCGATCGATTGGGAGTCATTTCGTTGTTATGACCGTTTCATATTAAACGGATAATGAATTACACTGACAATTTATTGTGTTTTCCATGTTAATCCGTGCTCATTACCAAATCCAATTCCAAAACCGAGTCGAATTATAATTCCATCGTAGGTGAGGTGAAGACATTCCCACGCTTCGACTCTATGCTTGGCCACCAGTTCCTTTACATCCAAGGACCATGCTTCACCCTCGAAGACGACATCTGGCTCCAGTTTGGTCCTCAGGAAGACCCCATCGCTCTCACTAATTGTACCTGGATGAGTTCACAGCGAGCTTGGTGCGTCGTACCTACGTTCTTTCAAGTGGGCCGCATCGAGACGCGCGTGTCGAACAACGATGCTATTACGTTCCCGTACACCGGGGTGTTTGATATAGGTGAGAATTTTTCTGTGATTTGGGGGGTTAAGTATCATGGGCCATTAATCGAGTATTTTGTTACTTTGGACAAGCTCTTCTTACGTGCTCTTTACCCACTTTCTTATCATCTTTATCTTCTTTTGATAGAAATAAGTGCAATCTATAGGCCTTCCTATAATAACGTCACCCACTCTTCTGTGTCGTCTTACATATTTTTATGCAGGTGCATACCCACTTATGCGTCAATTTAATTCATCACATATAAACAAATTTtggttttatattttcattcttgaGGTTACgagtctttgtttttttttccttcctccATATTCAGCATCACCGAATATCCCACTATCACAGTCATAATAATACTACACGTTTTCTGTAAGTTTCGTGGATTTCGATGACCGGCTTTTGTTGTCTCTTGTAACACTCTTCCTTGAATGTaaattttatttctcctttaGTTGACATTGGAGATGTCCCGGCTGGTATAAAGAGAATAAATCCTCATAGCGAATCCTGGATGCTGGCTGACCGTAAGGTAGCAATTGAATGGGACCCAAGCTTAATCAACTACACGCAGATCAATATTGATTTACTAAGTAAGTTCCTGCATTTAGCTGACttgtttattgaaattatcatgtATATTTCTTGTTGGCCTTTATCGGGTTTCTTGTTCCAAATGACATGAATGAAGCAGTTGGCCACTGGAAAGGCCACAGTGTATTCACACGATGTGTGAAGATGTGGTTCACAGTGTTAAAATCAAAGTGCATATAATTAAACTTTGGACACCTCCACGGTGTGTACGTTCAATTTATGTTCTCTTACACATCATGCACATAAATGGGGTGAGATTCACTGTGCAGCTGATTTTACAGCAGTGTATTCTAGTAGATTTCCTTTTATGTAAATAATTTCTTTCTGGTGgttttgataaattttgtcTCCCCTAATATCATGATTAGTGGTTTCATTATAAAGACTCATTGTTTGAAGTCAATAAAGTAATTGGTAATAATCTTTATACAGTGTTATTTGGAATAAAAACCTTACCGTTTTTTGAAATCCACAGCGTATAGTGAAACGGATGGCGTACCGAGCTGGGAAGAAACTGAGGACATTGAACATGACGCCCCAAATACTGGACGTTATGAGTGGATCCCCGAACCTGTCGGGAGTATCACGCCAGAAAATGCTGTTGGTGTGATCAGAATTACCCGGCGATACAAAAGGTACGAGAGTTTATTAATGGGAACATAGTCTGGAATCATTTTCACTGCCGAAcaggatgggggaggggggcatggaCTCAAAAAAATTTACGACCAataaaggagaggagaaaaagtAGAGGAAAGAGGGGaattggtgaaatatgatattattttctgaatgtcGTGTAAAACGCTAttaaaatttagatttttgtaCCAAATAGGATGAAatttttttgctcgcttgcttcGATCGATGTAATAAATTGCAACATagatattttttacaatgtaataAAATGACAGAAACCAATTAAAACTTAAGCCTAAAGCTTTTGATAAGGCCTATGATGAATGTATTATGTATGAATGTACATGGTGGAACAGCGTCTCCAGAGTGTGTTCTCGTGAGGGAcctcccattttttttccaaaatatataCTTTTTGTGTTACAGACTCACCAGGTAATAAATTATATTGTCACATGTCTCTCTAACAGACTTtggttcgttttttttttcgattttttgttgttgttgtcttcATTAACATAATGGGTGTTGTTTTATTTATCTGAACAATTTCAAATGTGATACACTTTTTTTCACAGATCCCTGTTCGCTATATGGAGTGATGTTCACTGGCTTGGTTATATGATGAATGATAAATATCAGCGGAATCCTGGAGCCTACTCTAATTTACAATGCGAGATATGGAATGAAAAGATGGACAACGAACCGGTTTGGAATTATGATCAGGTACGTACAATGTGGCATTTTAAAGCTAAAGACAGGGACCGCGGAAGCGGGGGTTGCTTCAGCCCCCTACTTTCCTCCAAAACCTatcaaaaacgtaaaaatgaccatatgattgtgattttgaaaaccgttccgcggcccctgaaagACATGATTTAGGTAGACAGCTTTCATAAGGTCgaaaaggtcaaaggtaatcTTTTCTTGGCTTCCtctcttcaaattggcagcaATTATCAATTCTTTTTTAACTTTCATTTATCGGAGAAGACGAAATGTGAATAAAACATGACACAAAATTAAAGAGGattgaaagtagttgcagtaaataATGAAATGACCAGAAAATCTGCAGAAACATCCCAGATCTAGAGCTGGTACAACTACATTAACTGTGCTTTgtgggggaaaaaatgaaatctaagctgagaACGATCGAACTGAATATTTCCAAAGGGGAAAataggcatacatgtatatgggtcAGTGTACATACATTGCTTAGAAAACGACTAGACATTTGGATGGAAGTTATCTCGCCTATtctgcttatttctcagcaattacgaatttcattaataatcatttgaaacacattttttattgatacatGCTGAAACATGGGTGGTGGTTTTATGGGATTCTgtataaattcatttcaaaatcgTTACAACGTGCAGACATTTGTCTGTATACgtgtagtaaaaaaaattataccgAATAGTTGTCAATGTGCATTGGAAAATAGTGATTGTTTAATGTAAATCGTGCTGCCAATTTAAAGTGTGTAATTATTAATGATCAAGTATATACTTTGTTTGATCAGGAGCGCCCAGTTGCGTGATTATTATCCAGAATATAATATAATGATTTTGCAGAGTTCACGTCGTTTCAATAGTATGATTCCATTTTTGTCCAATCCTTCATTAGGATTTGAATCCATGTCCGTGCGACCTGAGCCAGGCGCTGGCGGACCGCGCCCGTTTCCGTCCGCTGGATTTCTGCGATATGTCGACAGCGGGTTTCGATGACGATGAAGATTATTGTTTCCTACGGGAGGGCATCAAGCATTgcgtcatcaacatcattaacAGGTTGGGATATGGGAGATATTAAAGTAGATCGAGGAGGATTTTAAGATAGACCGATAGAGAATGGAGCatatacaatattataaattataattatttgcaAGCTTAACGAATAGAGAGAGGAAGTGGGAGGGCAGCTTAGGCATGTTAGGGAAACAAGAAAgatcaaaagaaaataagaagtaAAGTGTGTATTTGTTGTGCTTTTTTAGGGGGtagtttgtttatttgttgttttagTTTAATTGGGGAGGGAGAATAGGGTGGTCTGCCTGTATTGCTACATTCCCATAAAGATACTTTTACATTTctcccaaaaaaaatatttaatgatgTGTTACTTTCTCTTCAAAGCTATGGATaatttttaacttttgattAATTATTACACTGCTTATGGCTTCGTGCGTATTTTTCCCATTcagcatttaaatattttcttctttttttaatcagccCCCAGAATGCTGATTCTGTCTGTTGCTATGACTACGAGGAAAATTTGGTTTATGCGGGCGACAGTTTTTCGGGCAGTTTCTCCCACCGCGTGACTGTGAACGGAGTGCCGCCCTACAATGCCCCCAAGGCTGTCCCGGTGCTTTCTACTTGGATAAACGATATCATTCCATACTATACATGTTGTGTCTGGGGTGATCTTTGTGAGTATTATCAGTATCACCGCCCCACCAGGGACTGCAGATGGTACGATGCCCCTAGAATGGGTAAGCACCGATATTCATATACATATTTTGTCTTAAGATATTTCATAGAACAATTGCCTTCAAtaatttcttattcaaaatcaagaaaaaagatTCCCCTCATTGACTCTTTTGTAACAACTAAAACCTATTtgggatgaaaatatttctctTATTGATCAAAACGAAAACACCAATATTtcaccttccacttttcagaaaatgttTGGTATACTAAGTGATAatttttaactttatttttccaACGGTTAAAATATCACATATATGTCTGCAAATTTCTAAACGAAACAAACCCTTGAGTGTCGACGGTTTTAAGGCTCTGTTAATAATTTATGTAACATGGACTTAAAATATTATCTTTTGCCAAGAAAAAACATAAACTCACTTGTCATTTTCAAAAGTGGATGTTTGATTTTAGTACCTGAGTACATTAAGGTTTCACTTCGAGTTGTTTTGTGTTTATAAttgtctctttctttttttttttcttttttcccttgaTTTGTAAATTTTTCGCAATTATTGTATAACTGTTGAAGtcaatttatatattcaataaatattgaaagatgaaaaaagtaTATACAAGTACTAGACCTTCATactgaaaataaaggaaaatatatgacatcatcaccgccaccaacATTACCATCAGATCAGCCTTGTTCGTTTTGATTCTTATAGATGACAGCATTTCCTTAATTgtttctttatttactttttatttatttatttatttacttattgtCAACATTTCTGGGAGAAGATCCCCTAAAATTGTTCAGGAGTATCTATCTTTACCCCTGATCgccacttttttttatcttgaactTTTCTGGGGGCACGCAGCCTCCTCGGGATCGCCGTTACTTCCAATAATATTGcaaatgaaatattactttATTGGAATGTATAATTTCCGTTTCTAACAGCTGTTGTATTTGGAGATCCGCACTTTGTGACATTTGATGGCGTTGAGTACAGTTTCAATGGAAAAGGCGAGTGGACGCTCATGCGATCCACGACCGGAGCTCAGAACCGGTTTACACTGCAAGGAAGAACCGAACAGATGCTGGATTGGCAAGGTTAGTATTGAGGTGACTTTGTTAAGGAGAGAATCGcgaacttattttatttatgatatgTCCGTCTTTAAGTTTTCTTTCTCTTATACAGATGACCCATTTTAAAGACTTTGACTTGGGCTTCGTGACCTGAAATCGCATTTCTTTTCGAAGTCTTGCCTGATCTTTTAACTAAAAAGAGAATAATTTTGTTCATATCCACACTGAGATCCGAATCCGCAACTTTGCCAGTGATGACATTTCTGGTATAGTTTTTACATCGATTACCTTTAATCTTTCGACATACAAAAGTACAAAATCTGGTATAAATATTCCTGTGTTATTTCAGATAAGTTTATCGACACGCtagtgttgttgttttttaaattcattaattAGTCTTTGGTTCTTTATATTTGTTTGTCTTTATTATAACAGGCAcacaacgaaaccgactccaaacagaccaatggtatgtcattgggaaaaatgtaataattttggtCTGCCTGGAGTCGGATCCGTCGGTGTGACTGTGCTAATATGATTTGTGATCTCAGTGATATAATAGCGTATGCTATTCCTTTTCTTTAGGAAATATTGTTCAGGCTACACGTGTCACCTCCGTAGCGATGAAAGAGGAAGACAGAGAGAACATTGAGATTCAACATAGTTCAAAGACTATTCTTCAGGTTGTGTACCAAGGACAGTACCTCAAGATTGACACGCAGACCAGGCTTGCTTTAGATGGTAAATTTGCATTCTTAAAGCCACCCTACCACATTCACTTTCAGCATCCATGGGGGAGGGGTCTTAGGAGGTGTTGcgagaaaatatttgcaatcaatcgcaaaaaATTATGTTGCAGTTTTACAGTTGATTGATAACTTCTTACTtcagcaaatcagattacactccttgttttaTGGAgtagattagcaatcaatcgcaactttgcAACTAATTGCACGGAATGTGCTTGATTTCGGgaacgaaaatagacttgcgattgatcgcaagtttcttgcaatgccccattagTTTCATACTTTGGAAAACATTCCCAAAAGGAGATATTAAATGGATGAATAAGCATCATTTCCAAATCACGGCTTGGGGTTATGAAATTCATGCCAGTACTACACATGCTACATGCTCGCCGTCTGTTTTCCGTGTTTTCAGTCAACAATGATTCATTAAATAATATGCCAACCTCCATTCATCTTCCAGGTTTCTACCTCTCGTTCCCGAAGATTTACGAAGGAGGTAACGTGACCCAGGTCATCGTCACGTTCCAAGATTCTGAGATCGGTATCGTCATCAACGGCACCGCCGAAGGGATGTTCATCCAGGTCGTCATCCCCGACGAATTCAAGGTAGATTACTGATCCAAAtagataatgatggtggtggtggtggtggtgatgatgatgatgatgatggtgatgatggtgatgatggtgatcatgatgatgatggtgatcatgatggtgatgatgatgatggtggtgatcatgatgatgatgatgaatgatgatgatgatgatgatgatggtgatgatgatgatgatggtgatggtggtggtgatgatggtggtgatgatggtgatgatggtgatgatgatgatgatgatgatggtgacgatgatgatgatgacgacggcTAAATATGTCCTAGGCTATGCCTCGCGCGTTTTAAAACTCTTCCAAACTCTTCATAGCGATAATGCCCTCGAGGATAttataattcaaattaattgaATTACAAACGGACCATGCAGTTTCCCAAATcgtcagtgtttttttttttgtgtgtgtcgttctttatttcttctgttttaAGTTGTTGATCTTAATTTCTAAACGTTCCTTTTATCCCTCATTCATCCCCGATGTGTTTCGGTGTAGGGTTACGTCGAGGGGCTGATGGGTAACTGGGATGAGGTACCAGACAATGACTTGACCTCCAATGGTGGGACATCGGTTGACCCGAACGCAACGGCGGAAGTCATCTACAACCAATTTGCAAAGTCATGTGAGTTCTATGGTAGATCTTTAAGAAGAACAGACACATTATATTAATGGTTCTGAATAGAGTAATCGATTCGTCACTTATAAACGCATTCATATTTATTGTGCTAGCATTCTCTATCAATGCTATTTCTAATATTAGTTTTACACGTTGAGTAAACCAAACAAATCTAGACCAAATATTTCTCATATTGGGATAGGAAGTATGAGGTAGATAAGAacggcgatgatgatgatgatgatgaggatgatgttgaAGGTGATGATATCAATGTGTCGATGTTATTGCTGAACATTGCTGTTAGACTGATaagttacatgtaaatgatacatGGTGGttagctgatgatgatgatgatgacgatgatgatgataatgacgatgataatgatgatgaagatgatgatgatgatgatgatgaggatgaggatgatgatgacgatgatgtgatgatgatgattatgatgatgatgatgttgatgaagcTAGAGATGGCCATGTTATTTTGATGGagggtgataatgatggtatgCATGATGACATGATGGCAAAATAGTACTTCCATCAGGATTAAGTCATAGGCCCTCTTTTATTCTGAATCTCACCAGGGGAGATCAACCCGGCAGAAAGTCTCTTCCTGTATGATCAAGGAAAGAACCACGATTTCTTCCAGGACAACGACTTCGTACCCGCCTTCAATCCTCCTGACGGAAACCTTCCCACGTACCTCGACACCCAGGTCATTGTCGACACGTGCGACGGAAATACGTACTGCATCTATGACATCCAGTCCACCGGTTTCCTTCAACTTGGCAAGGCTACGAAGAAGGCATACGATGACTACAAACAAGCGCAGAGGGCGCTGCGTGATGGTGAGTGTCAATCGTCGATTAAATTCAAGGATTTAATGGAGGTTACCCACTTAATAGTAAAGTTACCCATCCAGTAATTTGTATGCAACTACTGGCCAACCATTCAGTCCATGCCACACTCGACGTCGTGTACTGTATCAATATTTGTCCAGAGCCTCTTGAGTGTAACTCGTTGTTTGATTAAAATAGCTACGTAAGCTATAGTCACACAGACTATATCGATACAAACTCCAAAACCAACCTATTATTATGGAAATCACGTGATGGGTTTGGTCGATCTGTCTCCAGTCTTAGAAAGAGTTATAATTGATCCGAACAACCTCAATTCTACCGAAATCCACAATAAATTTGAACAATGTCCTTGCGAACAAAGAGAAACACGCtggattttcaagaaaacactgaatgtttgaaaatataatagtaggaaaatattttgaagaaacacGCATGTTAGATGTAGttgttgctggctttccgtaGTAATGTGTTGtggttgatttaatcaatcgcaactctttgtataCAGTCCCAGAGTTGGTTTCGTTGCCTTGGTTGTGACTATAGCACAATCAACCTAATCCGTTTATCAAGTTATCGATTTCCTATCCATTAATGTCTGCCATCTTTTTTCAGTGGTGACTTGCCAGTACATCAGGACACCGAAGAACGGTACCAAGACATTCCTGAGAGAGAGAAACCACAAGGTCGGGTCCGAGCTCGAGTTCCGGTGCGACGATGACTTCATACCTATCGGTCCCGAGTACCGTGTGTGTCAACCGAGCGGTGATTGGAGTGGAGGCGCACAGGAGGATGACATCGTCAATGAATGTCTAGGTAAGACACTAGTCTGCTCTGCAAAGCCTACACTCGAGTTAACGGTCTGAATGTGTAACCTctaatgccttgtgtactgaagtcCCTGTCGCTTAGAATAGAACAGCGAGTTTTGTATGTGTTATGGGGCGTTGTAAGAAACTTCCGATCGAATTGCAAGTCACCTTTTGTCCCCGAAATCAAGCACATgccgtgcaattaattgcaaatttgcaattgatttctaATCTGCTCCAtaaaacaaggagtgtaatctgatttgctgtAGTTAAAAGTgaccaatcaattgtaaaattgcaacagaatatttgcgattgattgcaaatatttcctTATAACACCCCCTTAGTCtttgtgtgaagacccacttgttgatcaaagtttcaatcagtgTTTGTGTCTGCAGATTAGTAAGACACTGGGAGATGGTCTGTATTACAAATTTACTTGTAAAGTTATGTATGATTTTCCGAGCAACTGAATTGAATAAAAGTGACAAAATGTAAAACTAATTTTATTTGTGTTTCAGTTAAACGCAATGTCCAATTTTGTCTGATAAACTCAAAATCAACAGTACAGTAAGCAACAAAATTATTCATAGATAGGGATTTGACTTTTTTAGCATATATTCCTGTAAGGATAAGgttgcatttaatttttttttagcaacgACGATGCCCCCATCCCTGTTAGCAAAGCCTCAttgacattttcaattttcttttctgtaGAGAGTCTATTATGTGGAGGATTGGAGACACCCATACATGGTTCCATCTCGGCCGTAGATGCCGCTCCCGAGCGCATCGAGGTCTCGTACAGTTGTGACATCGGTTACGAACGCTACGGAAACCAGTACCGCCATTGCCGCCAAGAGTTTGAACACTGGAGCGGCTACAAACCCGGCTGCTACCGTAAGTATCGTTCATAATGTTCAGCATGTTTATGGAGATATTTTAAAGAGAGCAATGATTCAAATGTGTGAAAGGATTTTGTAGTTGATAGTGAGCGAAGTGGGAATaggcaaaaaaaatacatgattatttaaaaaaaaaaatgaaaggcaaTAACTACCAAACAATTGAACCAAGGAAGCTATGATGAGGGAAAAAATGACATGATTTTACTGCAACAATTTCAAACGATTGCCACGCTTTGGTGATAATTAGAAATACTGATGTGTGTTTTATTTCCtactttttgaaatatattcttAAATGTTTAGCATCATGATTTGGTGGTTTGTTACTTTACTTGGCaacttcatctttttttttatttcgcttTGACAGAACAACTCAACCCGCTGGAGTTGGCTATGGCAATCGTAGGTGGGGTGGTAGGCGCCGTGCTCATCGTCGCGGCCGCTATCTTCATCTTCGTGTGGGCAGCCAGGAAGGATAGGAAAGATGACAGActcaagagagaaaaagaaatgtaagGAGACGttgatcgtgatgatgatgatgttgacgatgatggtgatggtggtgatgatgatgatggtggtgaagatgatggtgatgatgataatggtgttgatgatgaaaatgatgatgatgaagattatgatgataatggtgttgctgatgatgatgatgatgatgttgttgatggttgtcagatcttgggactgaaattcccagtctggtaatagatttggttctgtttgaaatgaaagtagttaccacttgcaataatcacacaatcattcaatatctatatgtaacataaatttaattcagagcgaccagctctataaatgtacatatagttaaagaaattgaacaatcagaattaaatcatgaatcacatgcatatcaacataacatcaaactgtattTAGCAGTTAGCATCAGCATGAATTAACC from Lytechinus variegatus isolate NC3 chromosome 8, Lvar_3.0, whole genome shotgun sequence includes the following:
- the LOC121420447 gene encoding sushi domain-containing protein 2-like, coding for MAKGIFVLMCCCLGAVQVMAQTQRYFYPFGEGNRDDYLRQSNDVASPAIELRWGIPFYNEKYWKMFVNDNGVLSFDNQYTKYDEAQPVFPIGPDMEETTDRERILIAPFWGNVDMTTRGYVYFRQSTEQELLDRAAGEIHTAFVEWDDFQPKVLVIATWVEVGFYGIADGFNLRNSFQCIIASDEFETFAIFIYDQIDWTSGTESNGGPTTGIGGTPAQVGFNAGDGSKSFSHQYSRDNTFLKNLVTESNIEIPGLWVYYISSVSVDIGGCTTAGEVKTFPRFDSMLGHQFLYIQGPCFTLEDDIWLQFGPQEDPIALTNCTWMSSQRAWCVVPTFFQVGRIETRVSNNDAITFPYTGVFDIVDIGDVPAGIKRINPHSESWMLADRKVAIEWDPSLINYTQINIDLLTYSETDGVPSWEETEDIEHDAPNTGRYEWIPEPVGSITPENAVGVIRITRRYKRSLFAIWSDVHWLGYMMNDKYQRNPGAYSNLQCEIWNEKMDNEPVWNYDQDLNPCPCDLSQALADRARFRPLDFCDMSTAGFDDDEDYCFLREGIKHCVINIINSPQNADSVCCYDYEENLVYAGDSFSGSFSHRVTVNGVPPYNAPKAVPVLSTWINDIIPYYTCCVWGDLCEYYQYHRPTRDCRWYDAPRMAVVFGDPHFVTFDGVEYSFNGKGEWTLMRSTTGAQNRFTLQGRTEQMLDWQGNIVQATRVTSVAMKEEDRENIEIQHSSKTILQVVYQGQYLKIDTQTRLALDGFYLSFPKIYEGGNVTQVIVTFQDSEIGIVINGTAEGMFIQVVIPDEFKGYVEGLMGNWDEVPDNDLTSNGGTSVDPNATAEVIYNQFAKSWEINPAESLFLYDQGKNHDFFQDNDFVPAFNPPDGNLPTYLDTQVIVDTCDGNTYCIYDIQSTGFLQLGKATKKAYDDYKQAQRALRDVVTCQYIRTPKNGTKTFLRERNHKVGSELEFRCDDDFIPIGPEYRVCQPSGDWSGGAQEDDIVNECLESLLCGGLETPIHGSISAVDAAPERIEVSYSCDIGYERYGNQYRHCRQEFEHWSGYKPGCYQQLNPLELAMAIVGGVVGAVLIVAAAIFIFVWAARKDRKDDRLKREKEMFSDIEMKTTPQTQSGYHRGPPPVEKSGLQYGAGTSRDPSPYRATPDPSQYRPVAQHQAPYPPAGGHPAHPPANYPPPAPINLQADIEQENKGYASETWA